The sequence AACTATACAATGTAAAACAATTTTTCCTCGAAACGCAGAGTAGGCCAGGCCTCAAACCAAACGGGTGGGACCCATTTCAATACTCCTCCCGTTCTTAATTCGCATCAGTTTTTAATTACTCCACCCCGCCTACCGCTCCTCCGCCCCGTCGTCCCCCACTTCCGACGCGCAAAGGCAAAAAGCGCAGCGCAGCAACGCAGACCCAGGGAGCGAGAGCGAGGTCTCCGGTCAGACTGGCCGCAGCGCCGCACGCTACGGCGCGCGCTCGCTTGCATGCCGGCTACAGCGCACGCGCTATCGCCCGCAGCGCAGCACGCTATCGCGCACTCCACCGCGCGGGactcttctctctcccctcagCTGCAGCGCGCGCGCGCTCCCCCCTACCACTATTCCTGTGGGCCCGCCTTCAATTAATAGTAGAAGAAAATTGATAGTAGATGAAAAgtaggtatagaaaatgatattttatattgtagtgggatatagggggagtatttaggggaaaccactgcgggagatgaaaaagttggagatacactattgatgatgtgacccagaaaagtgatataggggggaaAAATTTAGAGGGAACCGCTGCGGATAGCCTCATACCCTGCTGCCGCCTGTCTCGGTCCACTCTCATCAGAGAGCGAGCGAGAGGGCGGGAGTTAAGGGTGGAAAGGAATTAATGGCGCCATCCAGCCCAGCCAGGAGGAACAAGCGGATGCCTTTGATCGATTCCACTGCACCACGCTTCTCTCCATTTCTTTCTGGCGAGAGAGAGCGAGACAGCGAGCGGGCGCCTCCCTCCTGAGCTGTAGTGTGCTGCTCCGTTTGGACCAGCGAGATTACTGCCGCGTATTGTACCTCCCTccgctaccaccaccaccaccacctgcgtAGCAGCGAGGTTATGTAGCGCCTCGGAGGAGGAGCTAGCTGTAGCTAGACACCTCGTGGTACTAGTACTAGTAGAGCCGCCCGCTATATACCGCTAGGCCACTGGAGTAGCTTGCCAGGTCCAAGCAGCCAGCCCTCCCGGCCCGGATTGCGCTCGAAGCAAGCGGCCGCCCGAGGCGAGGCGTGCGCGCGCCGCGATGGACTTCGGCGACGACGTCATGGACGGCGGCTCCGACGCGCAGCGCCGCAAGAAGAGATACCACCGCCACACTCCGCGCCAGATTCAGCAGCTCGAGGCGTACGTGCACCCTGCTGGCCGGCAGGCCTGCGCCGATTTCCCCCTCCCTTCCGTCCTTATCTACTGGCTGGTTTGGTTAGCTAGCTGTACGTGTTTGCTCGTTTTGGCTGCTCTGCTCAAATGGCGGCGGCGTCTGTCTTGTCTGTGCCTGTGCGCGCCCGCAGGATGTTCAAGGAGTGCCCGCACCCGGACGAGAACCAGCGGATGCAGCTGAGCAGGGAGCTGGGGCTGGAGCCCCGGCAGATCAAGTTCTGGTTCCAGAACCGCCGGACGCAGATGAAGGTACAGTAAACCCGTCGTCCCGTGGCTGGCATCCTTCTCACGTTTCTTCATTATCTCCGTTGGTGTTGTCCTTCATTGGATTATTCGTGCTCCTGTTTGAATGACCGCCATTAACTTTGGTGTCGATTGTTTGTTTGGCCGCTGGATGGGGGGCGTACTACTGCAGGCGCAGCACGAGCGCCAGGACAACTGTTTCCTGCGCGCGGAGAACGACAAGATCCGGTGCGAGAACATCGCCATGCAGGAGGCGCTCCGGAACGTCATCTGCCCCACCTGCGGCGGCCCGCCCGTCGCCGACGACCATTTTGACGAGCAGAAGCTGCGCATGGAGAACGCGCGACTCAAAGAAGAGGCAAGCCGTTTCGCGTTCACCATTGCGCTTGCGCCCGGTCCGGCCTCTCTCGACGGGCCCGCCATTTTACCGCGCTCTAGTTTCACATTCACAAGCGGCGACGTGGCACGCGTTTCATGTGTGATGTGATGTGCAGCTTGACCGGGTGTCCAGCCTGACGTCCAAGTACCTGGGGCGGCCCATCACGCAGCTGCCGTCGGCGCAGGCGCTGTCCATGTCGTCGCTGGACCTGTCCGTCGGCGGGCTCGGCGGCCCGTCGCTGGACCTCGACCTCCTCAGCGGCGGCTCCTCGGGGTATCCCCCGTTCCACCTCCTCCCGATGGCGGTGTCGGAGATGGAGCGGCCCATGATGGCCGAGATGGCGACGCGCGCCATGGACGAGCTCATCAGGATGGCGCAGGCCGGCGAGCACCTGTGGGTCAAGACGGGCGGCCGCGAGGTGCTCAATGTCGACACGTACGACAGCATCTTCGCCAAGCCCGACGGCTCGTTCCGCGGCCCGGACGTGCACGTCGAGGGCTCCCGCGAGACGGGGCTCGTCTTCATGAGCGCCATCGGCCTCGTCGACATGTTCATGGACTCGGTAAAGTTCAGGGCTGCAATTAATAGGAGTAAAATATATATAGCACTATTTACATACGGTTCGCACCTACCACCACGTCGTCGTAAATCGTGACGTGCACGGTCGTCATTGTTCTTGCAGAGCAAGTGGACGGAGCTCTTCCCTGCCATCGTGTCCAAAGCGCGCACGGTCGACGTCCTCGTGAACGGCATGGGCGGGCGGAGCGAGTCTTTGCTTCTGGTAGAACAGCTGATCCATCCCTCGTGTCGCGCTCGCACGGGCCGTCGTCTGCCTTGATCTCACCGCTGGTTCTTCGTGCATGTTCGTGTTGTGGCGCGGCGCGTGCAGATGTACGAGGAGCTGCACGTGATGTCGCCGGTCGTCCCGACGCGCGAGTTCTGCTTCCTCCGCTACTGCAGGCAGATCGAGCACGGGCTATGGGCGATCGCGGACATCTCGGTGGACCAGCAGCAGCGCGACGCGAGGTTCGGCGCGCCCCCGTCGCGCTCGTGCCGCCTCCCGTCGGGATGCCTCATCGCCGACATGGCCGACGGCTCGTCCAAGGTACTGTAGCTAAAGTGCATTCCGCTGCACGTGCGCGTATGTATATATGGTATGGAATCGTGTGGCTGGCGTGACATTTTCCGTCAGCGTATTCATTCATCAGGTGACCTGGGTCGAGCACATGGAGATCGAGGATCGGGTTCCCATCCACCTGCTCTACCGCGACCTCGTCCTCAGCGGGGCGGCGTTCGGCGCGCACCGTTGGCTCGCCGCGCTGCAGAGGGCGTGCGAGCGGTGCGCGTGCCTCGCCACGGCCGGCATTATGCCGCACCGGGACATTGCAGCGGCAGGAGGTGTGTTTCTGATGAATCTGTCGGCATATATATACAACTCCTATATATAGATATATCTCATCGAGAGCTGCTTGCAGTGACGCCGGAAGGGAAGCGGAGCATGATGAAGCTGTCGCAGCGGATGGTGAACAGCTTCTGCGCGAGCCTTAGCGCGTCGCAGCTCCACCGGTGGACGACGCTGTCGGGGCCCAACGACGTGGGCGTCCGCGTCATGGTGCACCGCAGCACGGACCCGGGGCAGCCCAGCGGCGTGGTGCTCAGCGCGGCCACGTCCATCTGGCTGCCGGTCCCGTGCGACCGGGCGTTTGCCTTTGTCCGCGACGAGCATACGCGCTCCCAGGTCCGCCCGCGACGCCACGTCGTCGAGGATTCTTCTCATTGTTCCGTTCTGTGACTTCTGTCCGTCCGCAGGGCACGCTCACGTCTCCTGCTCctttgctttgctttgctttTGCAGTGGGACGTGCTGTCGCACGGCAACCCGGTGCAGGAGGTGTCGCGCATCCCCAACGGCTCTCACCCTGGAAACTGCATCTCCTTGCTGAGAGTAAGCATCATCGCATTCATCGAATTCGGTTACGGTATACTAGTACCGTGCACTGGTGCACGTGTTTCATACATGTGGATGTGGTGTTACTCCATTGACCATTAGCTAACGTGTCTGATGAGATGCAACGTTGCAATGCATATGTGTGTGTAGGGCCTGAACGCGAGCCAGAACAGCATGCTGATCCTGCAGGAGAGCTGCACCGACGCGTCAGGCTCGCTGGTGGTGTACGCGCCGATCGACATCCCGGCGGCCAACGTGGTGATGAGCGGCGAGGACCCGTCCGCGATCCCGCTCCTGCCGTCCGGCTTCTCCATCCTGCCCGACGGGCGGCCCGGCGCGTCGTCGTCGAGGGCcggccaggcgccgtcggcggggTCGCTGGTGACGGTGGCGTTccagatcctggtgagcagcctgCCGTCGGCGAAGCTGAACGCCGAGTCGGTGGCGACGGTCAACAGCCTCATCAGCACCACTGTGGAGCAAATTAAGGCGGCCTTGAATTGCGCCAGCCATTGATGGAGCCCTGCCCGGCCGATGGATCCATATGGAATTGATGCGTGCGTGCATGCATGCACGCGTAGGTCTCTTCTCCTCCCCTCGGCCGGCCGCCTGCCGCTCGCCTGCTGGCTGCTGCGAGGAGTGAATTCCCTTCAAGGCGCTGGTTCGCGACGGGGTTCTTGGTTGGTTGGGGGCCTTCAATGCTGGCCATTCATGGAGGCGGGGCTGCTGCCATGGTGTCGCCCGCTTGGGGTTCACCTGCCGCTGTTGCTGCGCCGTCCGATCACCCATGATCAttcagctctctctctctctctctcttcccgcCACTCATGCATGCATGATAGCTTTTCCTCTTGCTCTAGCATCTAGGTTTCCCGTTCCTGTTACAGGATTTGAAGCTTGCTCGCGAGGCTTTGCATGAAACGGAGGAGTCAAGAACGCACCATGCTCGTCTCATTCCTCTTGCTGCCGTCACGCTCGGTTGTTAATTAATTCCATTGCTCTTTTAATTTGTGCCTCCCCCCTCTCCCTAGTTTTTGCAGTCTCACATTCTGTAGTCTGCAGCAGAGGATGATGAATGGTTCGGGTATTGACTTCTGTCTAATGGTGTTAAGCCTTCAATGATCATTAGTTCTACTTGTTTTTTAGTAGAGATAATTAAGACAAATACCACTGTCACTGCTTTGATTGTATCTTTTCATTCTTCCATCCCTCTCGCTCACTGCTTTGATTGTTCCTGCGCCAGCGCTCAGTCCACTGCTAATGTAGGAGTGTCTATTATCTGTCCGCGACGCAACGCAACGCAAGATGAGGGTGTACCGTGTACGGTGTACGTGGTGTTGAGGGTCGAGAATTAAGAGGCTGCCTGCAGGGGCAAGGGCGCAGGGTCCGCCCTTGAATTGAATTCCGACGTTGCGATGCATGCATATGCTCTCCTCCCGGCCCTTGCAATTGCTTTCTATTAGgataggtgttgtttggttcataAACTAGAACGTAAATAGCAATGATAATGATATATTGACATTTTAGTAACAGCGTAATAAGTTTGAATAAGTCGATCTCAGTTTTTAGTCTGAGATCTGATTATGGTTAAATTTAAATAAAAATGATTTGACATTATGGATTACTTATGTTATAATTATGTGAACCAAACATCACCTGTGGTTGTCATTAGCCTCGCAGAATTAAGCAACGCTACAGCCTACAGCGGAGGGCGACAATATGAGCCAGCCCGAGTACTCGTTGCAAATGATCTATGCTCTCTATTAATAATACCGGGTGGTTGTCACTCCCCTGGGAGATTTAAGCGACGCTACAGCCATAGATGCACGGGTTGCGTTGCTTGATGTAGGGATGGTCGTTCGGTCTATTAGAGTAATTTGGTTTAGTCTACTCAGGTTTATGAAATTTTGGGTTCAGAAAAATGGGAATCAGAATTTTTAAAATAATTTTATGAACTGAAccgaatagactcacaatttTGGTTCGAtctattcggtccaccgaataAACTTGAATAGTAGAGAGGCTAATAtcttttgttaaaatatatacacTGATTAATTAATTGGAAGTACTATTATTATaacaagtgactataaaaaatagcatacatatatatactatcgttaagatgatatcattattttttgttaataagttcataaatcatataataataccaTCACATATTAAGAGCTTTTTATATTTCGGTTATTCGGTATATTCGAGTTTTAAAAGGTTAGGAACCGAACTCGAATCCATACCCCGAAATATAGCAcatttaggaaccgaacccgaaaacccgaatagaccaacaattcggtctattcgggttcgatttaggttcgggttcggttttcggtttaaaATGCTCACCCCTAGCTTGATGCCCCTTGCAGGTAATTCCGACTGACCTTTTTTGCCTATTATTACAATACCCATACGTTATAACGGTACAATCATATTTGATTCcattaaaaataaatttaatattatAATGAAAATATGATTCATATATCAGATATTAAACTGGTAAGAACAATTAGCTTATCTTAGTCAAAAAACTGAGAAAGGTACGATTTAAAAGGGAGTCCAGGTCTTTTTTTATTGCTTGCTTGGCCGCTTGTTCTCCTTCTACTAGCAACGTGGTACTATACGGAAGCGCTTTGATGTTTGTAACTTCCTGTCATATTTGAGCTTAGATGGCTCCTCAAGGTTCTTCTGTGGTGTAACGTTCTATTGTTAGACGAGAAACGGGAAAGAGGAACATATCCCCACACTTTGCACGTGATGCATCATGCATGGCACATGAAAATGATGTTTTAAAGTAGTAGAGAAAGAGCATCTACAATCTATAGACCTTGAATCGGTTTTCGAAATACAAGAGACGGATGAGAGGATAGTATAACCCGGAATCTTTAAATTATAAATACGGAGCTAAgagacaatatatatatatatacatatatagggaagaggtaatggaagccctgggcttccgttagtgggGGAAGTCCCAGCCATGACGTCAACCAGGTCGCGGTCGGCCCACTGTACGCGAGCATGCGTCAGCCATGCATATGATAGCCACGAATCCTGGATGAGACGTGACAGGCGATATACGCATGCATAAATATATGTAGAAATGtgcataaatcatgcatagaagAAATCTTTTGGACCACGAATCACGGGAACGAATATTGTCATGTGTgcaccgtttacgactgcataacgttgtgtaacatgatagcgtaaaccatgcaacatttaaatatccaccggtttgagataaggaaagacgtgcccCACATTCGCGTAAATAAAGGCACAGTTACGGGAGGAAACAAATTCTCATTTACAGCCGCTCGTCCACGTTCGTATCTGTGATATTGGCGGCGGTTAACGACTGCATAACGATGCGTAAATaaaccgtttacgactgcataacgatgtgtaacatgatagcataaaccatgcatTATATAAATCTTGACTGGTTTGATATAAGAAAAGACGTGCTGCATAAtcgcgtaaataaagggacagttacggtttgagagcattagtagaaggaaataaattttaatttacagccgcagttcgcgggttctgctcgggcggattacagcgtaaaacgtgagctaaaacagcgtaaatgagtacgaaatttagcgtaaatcatatatCTATTTTGTAACAGCGAATGGGGTccaaaaattacggcgtgaaaattgaTCGAACTGTTCGATCGTGCACGAATTTTGGCTTGGtcaaatttcagcgtaaaacgtgaaccaaacaacgtaaatgggtacaaattttaTCGTACATCATCAATATATTTCGTAACGACGAATGTGACCTAAATTACGACGTAAAAATCGCGCTCCGATCGTGCTCGGGTTCTAGGTCAGGTGGATTTAAGCGTAAAACGTGATCCGAAACAGCGTAAATggatacgaattttagcgtaaaccaACATATGTAGTATGTATTTAAGGCTGGTGGCAAAAAAATGTTTAATAAAATTGACCCAAGTGGTGACACAAGATCCTTATCAAAGGAAACTCAGGATACACCAAAAAAAAGATCTAATTGGCCTATCCTAATTCTTGCATTCCTCGAGTGAATTCTGATAAAAAGTATTCTTGATGCACAAACCTAAAAAGAAAAACAGACTGTTAGGAAAATTAATGTAATAATGTTTTATTCCCAAAAGACACGTATAAAAAATGAAGCATTCCATATTCCATAAACTAGCTAAGGACTTAATGTGCTTCCAATCAACTGCTTGTGAGCGCAAAAAAGTCCCTATACATTTCTAGCAGCAATATTTCCCCTTTTCCAATTTTTTCGTGATGCTGAAATTCACTTACTATCCATTGGCTACTAGTGATGGTAATGCACTTTTTTGGCACAAAGGTGCCACGCCTACCCATTTCCAACCAATACTCGTTTGTGGTAGGCCAGGCTTCGTCGAGCCATGTGCCTGTCGCTCAGGCAACCAATCATACCGTTTATGGCTGGCAGCATTTATACACCATACTACTACAGATACAATGAGATGGCTGGCATGCAAAGTATTATGTAGAAACTGATAGAACGTTATCTTATATCGTAGAGGCATAAGTGACTACTCGTATATACCATAGACTCACCAGAACATATTCTTGAAACAGGCCGTATCGGTGGGACCGTGGGAAGTCTTCAAGGCGAATCCCATGCTGTTACTTGGAGGTTCAAGCCTGGAAGATAAATATGGCATTAAAAAAGAGCAGAAAAATACTATATCATATATCAACAAATAACTAAGGGATGTAAACGCTCTCAGAATTATTCAAGAGTTATCTAA is a genomic window of Zea mays cultivar B73 chromosome 5, Zm-B73-REFERENCE-NAM-5.0, whole genome shotgun sequence containing:
- the LOC100502181 gene encoding Homeobox-leucine zipper protein ROC8-like; amino-acid sequence: MDFGDDVMDGGSDAQRRKKRYHRHTPRQIQQLEAMFKECPHPDENQRMQLSRELGLEPRQIKFWFQNRRTQMKAQHERQDNCFLRAENDKIRCENIAMQEALRNVICPTCGGPPVADDHFDEQKLRMENARLKEELDRVSSLTSKYLGRPITQLPSAQALSMSSLDLSVGGLGGPSLDLDLLSGGSSGYPPFHLLPMAVSEMERPMMAEMATRAMDELIRMAQAGEHLWVKTGGREVLNVDTYDSIFAKPDGSFRGPDVHVEGSRETGLVFMSAIGLVDMFMDSSKWTELFPAIVSKARTVDVLVNGMGGRSESLLLMYEELHVMSPVVPTREFCFLRYCRQIEHGLWAIADISVDQQQRDARFGAPPSRSCRLPSGCLIADMADGSSKVTWVEHMEIEDRVPIHLLYRDLVLSGAAFGAHRWLAALQRACERCACLATAGIMPHRDIAAAGVTPEGKRSMMKLSQRMVNSFCASLSASQLHRWTTLSGPNDVGVRVMVHRSTDPGQPSGVVLSAATSIWLPVPCDRAFAFVRDEHTRSQWDVLSHGNPVQEVSRIPNGSHPGNCISLLRGLNASQNSMLILQESCTDASGSLVVYAPIDIPAANVVMSGEDPSAIPLLPSGFSILPDGRPGASSSRAGQAPSAGSLVTVAFQILVSSLPSAKLNAESVATVNSLISTTVEQIKAALNCASH